The nucleotide sequence TACGGTTATATGGAATTAATTCCATCAGATTATTGTAAGCGTTCTGAGTTTCCCAGACTACTTTATTGATTGGAGTTTTTATTGCACCCGGACAAATACTATTAACACGGATCTTTTCCCGACCGTATTCCTGTGCTATTGTTTGCATCAGCATTTTTATTCCTCCTTTGCTTGACGCATAATTTGCATGACCAGCCCATGGAATAATTTCATGAACGCTGCTCATGCAAATAATTTTTCCACAGGCAACTGAACGTTCTGGTACAATTCCTCTTCTTAAAAATTCTTTAATTGCTTCGCGTGCACATAAAAACTGACCGGTTAAATTAACACCGATTACAAACTGCCATTGATCCAAGGTCATTTCATGAAACTTAGCATCGCGTTGAAGACCGGCGTTGTTTACGAGTATGTCAACCGTTCCAAATTGTTGAACAGTCTGCTGAAACATTTTAATCACCTGGTCTTCTTTGCTTACATCTGCCTGAATGGCTACAGCTTTTGAACCGAATGATTTAATTTTTTCTACAACTTCGTTAGCTGAGCCGGGATTTACCACATAATTTATAACTA is from Ignavibacteriota bacterium and encodes:
- a CDS encoding SDR family oxidoreductase encodes the protein MQKKKLDSQTAIVTGANSGIGEGVAIALGEAGANVVINYVVNPGSANEVVEKIKSFGSKAVAIQADVSKEDQVIKMFQQTVQQFGTVDILVNNAGLQRDAKFHEMTLDQWQFVIGVNLTGQFLCAREAIKEFLRRGIVPERSVACGKIICMSSVHEIIPWAGHANYASSKGGIKMLMQTIAQEYGREKIRVNSICPGAIKTPINKVVWETQNAYNNLMELIPYNRIGVPEDIGKLAVFLASDDSDYITGTSIFIDGGMTLFEGFATNG